From Triticum aestivum cultivar Chinese Spring chromosome 4A, IWGSC CS RefSeq v2.1, whole genome shotgun sequence, a single genomic window includes:
- the LOC123085951 gene encoding uncharacterized protein, with protein sequence MTFPGGESGRWDSRQRRHSVWGCLDLVMLEHGNGKHHLSYGISNSQFTFLPQDFLHFCQYHCSWGLDFVNIKIWVLTSKREAVPMMARFLHSFTKRHMLYEMLYSHFLDCL encoded by the exons ATGACTTTTCCAG GAGGGGAGTCCGGGAGGTGGGACAGCCGGCAGCGGCGCCATTCTGTTTGGGGATGCTTGGATCTGGTGATGCTGGAGCATGGGAACGGGAAACATCACCTCAGCTATGGAATTTCAAATAGCCAATTTACCTTTCTCCCTCAAGATTTCTTACACTTCTGTCAGTATCATTGCTCTTGGGGTCTAGATTTTGTCAATATCAAAATCTGGGTACTTACCAGCAAACG GGAGGCGGTTCCAATGATGGCTCGGTTCCTGCACAGCTTCACTAAGAGGCATATGCTGTATGAGATGTTGTATTCTCACTTCTTAGACTGTCTGTAA